One segment of Setaria viridis chromosome 4, Setaria_viridis_v4.0, whole genome shotgun sequence DNA contains the following:
- the LOC117852192 gene encoding protein HIGH CHLOROPHYLL FLUORESCENCE PHENOTYPE 173, chloroplastic, producing MAAIVAAPRASAPGGAAVSTIAAFHSHASPTRAPPRAVTAAASSSVGATRRYHHGSACCFAAKPTTPVAAELVDQDGPEMATASAASTQEAAKPRKKRRSRKAKKSATAMLEEKDEGADKPAASASAADDEAKKRKKEAGAEENARALVAGLDDVIVNPVGLGRRSRQVFDEVWRKFSRLGQMSSASSTALAEEEQAVLIRGGPMCEFTVPGAQDTTVLVVGATSRIGRIVVRKLMLRGYNVKALVRRNDPEVIDMLPRSVDVVVGDVGDPDTVKAAVSGCSKIIYCATARSTITGDLNRVDNQGVRNASKAFQDYYNELAQLRAGKSSKSKLRIAKFKSAKSLNGWEVRQGSYLPNTFASRFDEGIDAAFEFSEDRKAVFSGFVFTRGGYVEISKRLSLPLGSTLDRYDGLLFSVGGNGRSYVVILETGPLADTSQSKKYFARMTTKAGFCRVRVPFSSFRPVNPQDPPLDPFLVHTLTIRFEPKRQRPGDGSQNASDPRNFELILEYIKALPTGQETDFILVSCAGSGIEPNRREQVLKAKKAGEDALRRSGLGYTIVRPGPLQEEPGGQRALIFDQGNRISQGISCADVADICVKALHDSTARNKSFDVCYEYVADQGNELYELVAHLPDKANNYLAPALSVLEKNT from the exons ATGGCGGCCATCGTGGCGGCGCCGCGGGCGTCTGCGCCCGGCGGGGCGGCCGTGAGCACCATCGCGGCGTTCCACAGCCACGCGTCCCCAACCCGCGCTCCCCCGCgcgccgtgaccgccgccgcttcctcctccgtcgGCGCCACCAGGCGGTACCACCACGGCTCCGCGTGCTGCTTCGCCGCCAAGCCCACCACGCCCGTGGCCGCCGAGCTCGTCGACCAGGACGGGCCCGAGATGgccaccgccagcgccgcctccacgcAGGAGGCCGCCAAGCCGCGCAAGAAACGCCGGTCCCGGAAGGCTAAGAAGTCCGCCACCGCCATGCTCGAAGAGAAGGACGAGGGGGCGGACaagccggcggcgtcggcgtcggcggcagaCGACGaggcgaagaagaggaagaaggaggccggcgccgaggaGAACGCCCGGGCGCTGGTGGCCGGCCTCGATGACGTGATCGTGAACCCCGTGGGCCTGGGCCGGCGGTCGCGGCAGGTGTTCGACGAGGTGTGGCGCAAGTTCTCGCGGCTGGGCCAGATGTCCAGCGCCTCGTCCACGGcgctggcggaggaggagcaggccgtGCTCATCCGCGGCGGGCCCATGTGCGAGTTCACCGTGCCGGGGGCGCAGGACACcaccgtcctcgtcgtcggcgccaCCAGCCGCATCGGACGCATTGTCGTGCGCAAGCTCATGCTCCGAGGCTACAATGTCAAG GCTTTAGTAAGAAGAAACGACCCTGAAGTGATAGATATGCTCCCAAGGTCAGTGGATGTTGTTGTTGGTGATGTTGGTGATCCTGACACTGTCAAAGCAGCTGTGTCGGGCTGCAGCAAGATAATCTATTGTGCAACTGCACGTTCAACTATTACAGGAGACCTAAATAGGGTTGATAATCAAGGAGTAAGGAACGCCAGCAAGGCTTTCCAG GATTACTATAACGAATTGGCCCAGCTCAGAGCTGGTAAAAGTAGCAAGAGCAAACTCCGGATAGCAAAGTTCAAGTCAGCAAAGTCCTTGAATGGTTGGGAGGTGCGCCAGGGATCTTACCTCCCAAATACTTTTGCTTCTAGATTTGATGAAGGTATCGATGCAGCATTTGAATTTTCAGAAGATCGGAAGGCCGTTTTCTCAG GATTTGTTTTCACGAGAGGTGGATATGTTGAGATATCAAAAAGGCTCTCTCTTCCTCTAGGTTCCACACTAGACAG GTACGATGGTTTACTTTTCTCAGTGGGAGGAAATGGAAGATCATATGTTGTTATTCTTGAGACTGGTCCACTGGCAGACACGTCACAGAGCAAGAAGTACTTTGCTCGGATGACTACAAAAGCAGGCTTTTGTAGG GTAAGAGTGCCATTTTCATCTTTTCGGCCGGTAAACCCACAAGATCCTCCCCTGGACCCTTTTCTTGTGCATACACTAACCATTAGGTTTGAACCAAAAAGGCAG AGGCCTGGTGACGGATCTCAAAATGCTAGTGACCCCCGAAACTTTGAGCTAATATTGGAATACATCAAAGCTTTACCT ACTGGACAAGAAACAGACTTCATACTGGTATCGTGCGCAGGTTCAGGAATTGAACCCAACAGAAGAGAACAAGTTCTAAAAGCTAAGAAG GCTGGAGAAGATGCATTGAGGAGGTCAGGCCTTGGATATACAATCGTGCGCCCAGGCCCGCTGCAG GAAGAACCTGGTGGTCAGCGTGCACTGATCTTTGATCAAGGGAACAGAATCTCTCAG GGTATTAGCTGTGCTGATGTAGCAGATATTTGTGTCAAAGCATTGCATGATTCCACTGCGAGAAACAAAAGCTTTGAT GTATGCTACGAGTACGTCGCTGACCAAGGGAATGAACTCTATGAACTT GTGGCTCATCTGCCAGACAAGGCTAACAACTATCTTGCACCGGCATTATCTGTTCTAGAGAAGAACACCTGA